One region of Nothobranchius furzeri strain GRZ-AD chromosome 16, NfurGRZ-RIMD1, whole genome shotgun sequence genomic DNA includes:
- the LOC129165130 gene encoding zinc finger BED domain-containing protein 4-like, producing MAHTLQLAIHDAVLSQHSISDSIAKGRHIVGHFRHSPLAYARLQSVQKQLGQPTKRLQQDVSTRWNSTYYMLRSLLEQKRALGVYAADFELPATFTSSQWDLIESTTLLLEPFEELTKEICSSTASAADVIPSVLVLKRLLAKDAAADHGVKTTKATLLEAVSKRFADIEKEPLYSLATIMDPRYKDKFYSEDAVKIETHRQLLRLITKASQRDPNQEAEASNTGPPAEQRKCHDQDPFLPCSVKSWQKKPHGRLTLTLQQDQHHQR from the exons ATGGCACACACCCTGCAGCTGGCCATCCATGATGCTGTGCTGTCACAGCACAGCATAAGTGACAGTATTGCCAAAGGGAGACACATTGTGGGACACTTCAGGCACTCTCCATTAGCATATGCAAGACTTCAGAGTGTACAAAAACAACTGGGACAGCCCACCAAAAGACTGCAGCAAGATGTCAGCACGAGGTGGAACAGCACCTATTATATGCTCCGCAGCCTCTTGGAGCAAAAACGAGCTTTGGGCGTTTATGCTGCTGACTTTGAGCTACCTGCTACCTTTACATCTTCCCAGTGGGACCTGATTGAAAGCACAACACTACTCCTGGAACCCTTTGAAGAGCTGACTAAAGAAATATGCTCATCAACTGCATCTGCTGCTGATGTCATACCCTCTGTGCTGGTTTTAAAGCGCCTACTTGCCAAAGATGCTGCAGCAGATCATGGTGTGAAGACAACTAAGGCCACATTGCTGGAAGCTGTCTCCAAAAGATTTGCTGATATCGAAAAGGAACCTCTCTACAGTTTGGCCACCATCATGGACCCAAG ATACAAAGACAAATTCTACTCTGAAGACGCAGTCAAGATCGAGACACACAGACAGCTTCTTCGTCTGATCACAAAGGCCTCTCAGAGGGACCCAAATCAAGAAGCTGAAGCCAGCAACACAGGACCACCAGCAGAGCAGAGAAAGTGTCACGACCAGGATCCTTTTCTTCCATGTTCGGTGAAATCCTGGCAGAAGAAACCCCACGGCAGGCTCACACTGAcactccagcaggaccagcaccatCAGAGATGA